Proteins co-encoded in one Pseudorhizobium banfieldiae genomic window:
- a CDS encoding site-specific DNA-methyltransferase has product MAAVLPLADLRQQDRPGTWLNTIIKGDCVAALEALPDHSVDAIFADPPYNLQLGGALHRPDQSLVDAVDDDWDQFASFQAYDAFTRAWLLACRRVLKPNGTIWVIGSYHNIFRVGAMLQDLNFWLLNDIVWRKTNPMPNFKGRRFQNAHETMIWASRDPKAKSYTFNYDALKASNDDVQMRSDWLFPICSGGERLKGVNGKKVHPTQKPEALLARVIMASTKPGDVILDPFFGTGTTGAVAKRLGRNFVGIEREQDYIEAASARIATVEPLGKAELTVMTGKKAEPRVAFNTLLESGLVKPGQVLTDAKRRWSAIIRADGTLAAGGEAGSIHRLGAKVQGLDACNGWTFWHYEEASALRPIDELRSVIRNGLANLD; this is encoded by the coding sequence ATGGCAGCAGTCCTTCCGCTTGCCGATCTGCGTCAGCAGGATCGGCCGGGCACCTGGCTCAATACCATCATCAAGGGCGACTGCGTCGCCGCGCTTGAGGCGCTGCCCGATCATTCGGTCGACGCGATCTTCGCAGACCCTCCCTACAACCTGCAGCTCGGGGGCGCGCTTCACCGCCCAGACCAGTCGCTGGTCGATGCGGTCGACGACGACTGGGACCAGTTCGCCTCCTTCCAGGCATATGACGCCTTCACCCGCGCATGGCTGCTTGCCTGCCGCCGGGTGCTGAAGCCGAACGGCACTATCTGGGTGATCGGCTCCTACCACAACATCTTCCGCGTCGGCGCCATGCTGCAGGACCTGAACTTCTGGCTCCTCAACGACATCGTCTGGCGCAAGACGAACCCGATGCCGAACTTCAAGGGCCGCCGTTTTCAGAACGCCCATGAAACGATGATCTGGGCAAGCCGCGACCCCAAGGCCAAGTCCTACACGTTCAACTACGATGCCCTGAAGGCCTCCAATGACGACGTGCAGATGCGCTCCGATTGGCTCTTCCCCATCTGCTCCGGCGGCGAGCGTTTAAAGGGCGTAAACGGCAAGAAGGTGCACCCGACGCAGAAGCCGGAAGCGCTGCTTGCCCGCGTCATCATGGCTTCCACCAAGCCGGGCGACGTCATCCTCGATCCATTCTTCGGCACCGGCACGACCGGCGCCGTCGCCAAGCGCCTCGGCCGCAACTTCGTCGGCATCGAGCGCGAGCAGGACTATATCGAAGCCGCATCGGCAAGGATCGCCACGGTCGAACCGCTCGGCAAGGCAGAACTGACGGTGATGACCGGCAAGAAGGCCGAGCCGCGGGTCGCCTTCAACACGCTCCTGGAAAGCGGCCTCGTGAAACCGGGCCAGGTCCTGACCGATGCCAAGCGCCGCTGGAGTGCCATCATCCGGGCCGACGGAACGCTGGCCGCCGGTGGCGAGGCAGGCTCCATCCACCGGCTTGGGGCGAAGGTGCAGGGTCTGGACGCCTGCAACGGCTGGACCTTCTGGCATTATGAGGAAGCGTCTGCCCTGAGGCCGATCGATGAGTTGCGATCGGTCATCCGCAACGGCTTGGCGAACCTCGACTGA
- a CDS encoding antibiotic biosynthesis monooxygenase family protein, translating into MIAVIFEVVPYMGERHRYLDLAGELRAELEKIDGFISIERFESLTMRGKILSLSFWRDEEAVRQWRNLEAHRAAQQAGRNGIFADYRLRIGHVLRDYGMFERAEAPEDSRALHDG; encoded by the coding sequence ATGATCGCCGTCATCTTCGAAGTCGTGCCCTACATGGGCGAGCGCCATCGATATCTGGATCTTGCAGGAGAGCTGCGGGCGGAGCTGGAAAAGATCGACGGCTTCATCTCGATCGAGCGGTTTGAGAGCCTGACCATGCGCGGCAAGATCCTGTCGCTCTCCTTCTGGCGCGATGAGGAAGCAGTCCGCCAATGGCGGAACCTGGAGGCGCACCGGGCGGCGCAGCAGGCGGGCCGCAACGGCATCTTCGCAGACTACCGCCTCAGGATCGGCCACGTGCTCCGCGACTACGGCATGTTCGAGCGCGCCGAGGCGCCGGAGGACAGCCGGGCGCTGCATGATGGGTGA
- a CDS encoding M16 family metallopeptidase: MNVQVTRLSSGLTVVTEAMPHLESVALGVWIKSGSRNETEDEHGIAHLLEHMAFKGTARRSARDIAEEIENVGGELNAATSTETTSYYARVLKDHVPLAVDLLADILTESLFDEEELRREKHVILQEIGAANDTPDDVVFDKFSEIAYRDQTIGRPILGTPETVKSFTPAQIRNYLARNYTTDRMFVVAAGAVDHDQFCKQVEERFAGLPLTPSAPPVLETARYTGGEMREVRDLMDAQLLIGFEGKAYHMRDFYCSQILANILGGGMSSRLFQEVREHRGLCYSVYSFHWGFSDTGIFGIHAATGGEDIPQLLPVIIEELRKASDTIHEQEINRARAQIRAQLLMGQESPAARAGQIARQMILYGRPIPNHEMMERLQGITTQRLTDLSGRLFFDTKPTLSAVGPIDKLASMEEISVSLAPSAKAGERAAG; this comes from the coding sequence ATGAATGTACAGGTAACCCGGCTTTCTTCCGGGTTGACGGTTGTAACCGAGGCAATGCCCCATCTGGAGAGCGTCGCCCTCGGCGTGTGGATCAAGTCCGGCTCTCGCAACGAGACTGAAGACGAACACGGGATTGCCCATCTCCTCGAGCACATGGCCTTCAAGGGCACCGCAAGGCGCAGCGCCCGCGACATCGCCGAAGAGATCGAAAATGTCGGCGGGGAGCTGAATGCTGCGACCTCCACGGAGACGACCTCCTACTATGCGCGCGTGCTCAAGGACCATGTGCCGCTGGCGGTAGACCTCCTGGCAGACATCCTGACAGAGTCCCTGTTCGACGAGGAGGAGTTGCGGCGCGAAAAGCACGTCATCCTGCAGGAGATCGGTGCTGCGAACGATACGCCCGACGATGTCGTGTTCGACAAGTTCTCCGAAATCGCCTATCGCGACCAGACGATAGGACGGCCTATCCTGGGCACGCCCGAGACGGTGAAGAGCTTCACGCCGGCGCAGATCCGCAACTATCTTGCACGCAACTACACCACCGACCGCATGTTCGTCGTGGCGGCAGGCGCGGTCGACCACGACCAGTTCTGCAAGCAGGTCGAGGAGCGGTTTGCAGGTCTGCCGCTGACGCCCAGTGCCCCGCCTGTTCTCGAGACTGCCCGCTATACCGGCGGCGAGATGCGGGAAGTGCGCGACCTGATGGATGCGCAGCTTCTCATCGGCTTCGAGGGCAAGGCCTACCACATGCGGGACTTCTACTGCTCGCAGATCCTCGCCAACATCCTCGGCGGCGGCATGTCATCGCGCCTCTTCCAGGAGGTGCGCGAGCACCGCGGCCTCTGCTACTCGGTCTACTCTTTCCATTGGGGCTTTTCCGATACCGGCATCTTCGGGATCCATGCCGCGACAGGGGGCGAGGACATTCCGCAATTGCTGCCGGTCATCATTGAGGAACTGCGCAAGGCCTCCGATACGATCCATGAGCAGGAGATCAACCGGGCGCGGGCGCAGATTCGTGCGCAGCTGCTGATGGGACAGGAAAGCCCCGCCGCGCGCGCCGGACAGATCGCCCGCCAGATGATCCTCTACGGCCGGCCGATCCCCAACCATGAGATGATGGAACGGCTCCAGGGGATCACCACGCAGCGGCTGACAGATCTTTCCGGGAGACTGTTCTTCGACACCAAGCCCACGCTTTCTGCCGTCGGTCCGATCGACAAGCTTGCTTCGATGGAGGAGATTTCCGTCAGTCTTGCCCCCTCCGCGAAGGCGGGGGAGCGAGCCGCCGGCTGA
- a CDS encoding HAD family hydrolase, whose protein sequence is MSGFDLIIFDCDGVLVDSEIIAAQVESKLLTEAGYPISVEEMGERFAGMTWRNILLQVEKEVDIPLSASLIDKSEKLLDARLARDVKIIEGVKFALSRLTTQRCICSNSSAHRLDMMLEKVGLKPYFAPHIFSAKDLGPDRVKPKPDIFLHAAKQFDVSPSNVLVIEDSVHGIHGARAAGMRVVGFTGASHTYPSHADRLTDAGAETVISRMMDLPAVTAALTEWAGAL, encoded by the coding sequence ATGAGCGGTTTCGACCTCATCATCTTCGATTGCGACGGCGTGCTCGTCGATTCCGAAATCATCGCAGCGCAGGTCGAGTCGAAGCTACTAACGGAGGCCGGCTATCCCATCAGCGTCGAGGAGATGGGCGAGCGCTTCGCCGGAATGACCTGGCGCAACATCCTTCTGCAGGTGGAGAAAGAGGTCGACATCCCCCTCTCCGCTTCGCTCATCGACAAGTCGGAAAAGCTTCTCGATGCCCGTCTCGCCCGCGACGTGAAGATCATCGAAGGGGTGAAGTTCGCGCTGTCGCGGCTGACGACACAACGCTGCATCTGCTCGAATTCCAGCGCACACCGGCTGGACATGATGCTCGAGAAGGTCGGCCTGAAGCCCTACTTCGCCCCGCACATCTTTTCCGCGAAGGACCTCGGGCCCGACCGTGTGAAGCCGAAGCCGGACATCTTCCTGCATGCCGCAAAGCAATTCGACGTGTCGCCTTCAAACGTGCTGGTCATCGAGGATTCCGTCCACGGCATCCACGGCGCGCGGGCGGCGGGCATGCGAGTCGTGGGCTTCACAGGCGCGTCGCACACTTATCCGAGCCATGCCGACCGGCTGACCGATGCGGGTGCTGAAACGGTGATTTCGCGGATGATGGATCTGCCGGCCGTGACAGCGGCGCTGACCGAATGGGCCGGCGCCCTCTGA
- a CDS encoding EAL domain-containing protein has translation MNVRSLTRLSSRVMLFLLAAFVTSAAPFASDVHAAEPVKISRDDTALDLTEMTDIYTNQGEAFQVSTAAGADGIRRRIEVRSSSPTHQGDWAVFALANVSEEQLERVIVAPHFRLVGSKMFWPDLGSQRIMAITPSEGFALDREPSPDADVFRITLNPGSVITFVAELSTPSLPQLYLWEPSAYKDTVNAFTLYRGIVLGIAGLLAVFLTILFVVKGTSMLPAAAALAWAVLAYICVDFGFLDQLISITASDQRVWRACAEVALASSLVIFLFTYLNLNRWHVNLGYATLAWVFCLALLFGVAIYDPSVASGIARLSFALTATAGILLIVYLGLNRYDRAILLVPTWALTLVWLFGAWLTVTGQLDNDIIQPALGGGLVLIVLLIGFTVMQHAFAGGAYQQGLFSDLERQSLALTGSGDTVWDWDVARDRVVTIPDVSLKLGLPAGLMHGPVRNWLPRLHPDDRDRFKATLDVLLEHRRGRLAHEFRLRAEDGHFHWMQIRARPVLGSDGEIIRCVGTIIDITEQRNSVERLLQDAMHDNLTGLPNRQVFLDRLQAVLTLASSSDSVRPTVMAIDIDRYKQVNDALGIAAGDNILIALTRRLRRLLRPQDTLARLAGDQFGLILVSEQDPVKVADFADAISKAIMVPINFANREIILTASIGLASWVDQQESGSELLSNAELAMYRAKRGGGNRVEPFRPIFRSSGTDRLQIETDLRRAIERKELSLAYQPVIRLSDGEVAGFEALLRWDHPRKGSIPPSEFIPIAESSDLIEPLGMFALERASSDLIGWQRQTGDLPIFVAVNLSSAQVLNNGLYNDVRALLAKSECDPRQLKLELTESVMMENPEQARLVLTKLKELGIGLALDDFGTGYSSLAYLTQFPFDTIKVDKALVRDVREKRAVLLRSVIAMARALEMAVVAEGIETDEDAAELAKMGCQFGQSFLFGPPTSSEATLRLLRERFPLTKRA, from the coding sequence ATGAATGTCCGCAGTCTGACCAGGCTTTCCTCGCGCGTGATGCTGTTCCTTCTCGCTGCATTCGTAACGAGCGCCGCCCCCTTCGCATCCGATGTCCACGCCGCCGAACCGGTGAAGATCTCCCGGGACGATACTGCTCTCGATCTCACCGAGATGACGGACATCTATACCAATCAGGGAGAGGCCTTCCAGGTCTCCACGGCAGCTGGTGCCGATGGCATCCGCCGCCGCATCGAGGTCCGCTCCAGCTCACCAACCCACCAGGGGGACTGGGCGGTTTTCGCCCTGGCCAACGTGTCCGAGGAGCAGCTCGAACGGGTGATCGTGGCGCCGCATTTCCGTCTGGTCGGTTCGAAGATGTTCTGGCCCGACCTCGGCTCGCAACGCATCATGGCCATCACCCCGAGCGAGGGCTTCGCTCTTGACCGCGAACCCAGCCCCGATGCGGACGTCTTCCGGATCACGCTCAACCCCGGGTCCGTCATCACCTTCGTCGCCGAGCTTTCGACCCCTTCCCTGCCGCAGCTCTATCTTTGGGAGCCGTCCGCCTACAAGGACACGGTCAACGCCTTCACGCTCTATCGCGGCATCGTGCTGGGCATCGCCGGACTGCTCGCAGTGTTCCTGACCATTCTCTTCGTCGTCAAGGGCACATCCATGCTGCCGGCGGCAGCGGCTCTCGCCTGGGCAGTGCTTGCCTATATCTGCGTCGACTTCGGCTTCCTGGACCAGTTGATCAGCATCACGGCCAGCGACCAGCGCGTATGGCGGGCCTGTGCCGAGGTCGCCCTCGCCTCCAGCCTGGTTATCTTTCTATTTACCTACCTCAATCTCAATCGCTGGCACGTCAATCTCGGCTACGCGACGCTGGCCTGGGTCTTCTGCCTCGCCCTCCTCTTTGGTGTCGCCATATACGACCCTTCCGTCGCGTCAGGAATTGCGCGCCTGTCATTCGCACTGACGGCGACGGCCGGGATACTGCTGATCGTCTACCTCGGTCTCAACCGCTACGACCGGGCGATCCTGCTCGTCCCCACCTGGGCACTCACCCTTGTCTGGCTGTTCGGCGCCTGGCTGACCGTCACCGGCCAGCTCGACAACGACATCATCCAGCCGGCACTCGGTGGAGGGCTGGTCCTCATCGTGCTTCTCATCGGCTTCACCGTCATGCAGCACGCCTTTGCAGGCGGTGCCTATCAACAGGGCCTGTTCTCGGATCTGGAGCGCCAATCGCTGGCGCTGACCGGCTCCGGCGACACCGTATGGGATTGGGATGTCGCACGCGACCGGGTGGTGACGATCCCGGATGTCTCGCTCAAGCTCGGGCTGCCCGCCGGACTGATGCATGGACCGGTTCGCAACTGGCTGCCCCGGCTTCACCCCGACGACCGCGATCGTTTTAAGGCCACGCTCGACGTCCTGCTGGAACACCGCCGTGGCAGACTGGCCCACGAATTCCGGCTGCGTGCGGAGGACGGGCACTTTCACTGGATGCAGATCCGCGCGCGCCCTGTCCTCGGCTCCGACGGCGAGATCATCCGTTGCGTCGGCACCATAATCGACATCACGGAACAGAGGAACTCGGTCGAACGGCTGCTGCAGGATGCCATGCATGATAACCTGACCGGCCTTCCGAACCGTCAGGTCTTCCTCGACCGGCTGCAGGCCGTGCTGACGCTCGCTTCGAGCAGCGACAGCGTTCGGCCGACGGTGATGGCGATCGACATCGACCGCTACAAGCAGGTCAACGATGCGCTGGGTATCGCCGCGGGGGACAACATCCTGATCGCACTGACGCGCCGCCTCCGCCGCCTCCTGCGCCCGCAGGATACGCTGGCCAGGCTTGCCGGCGATCAATTCGGACTGATCCTGGTCTCCGAGCAGGATCCCGTGAAGGTGGCCGATTTCGCCGACGCGATTTCCAAGGCGATTATGGTGCCTATCAATTTCGCCAATCGCGAGATTATCCTGACGGCCTCTATCGGGCTGGCGTCCTGGGTAGACCAGCAGGAAAGCGGCAGTGAACTGCTCAGCAATGCCGAGCTCGCCATGTATCGGGCCAAGCGCGGCGGCGGCAACCGGGTGGAGCCCTTCCGGCCGATCTTCCGCTCCTCGGGGACGGACCGACTGCAAATCGAGACGGATCTTCGTCGCGCCATCGAGCGGAAGGAACTGTCGCTCGCCTACCAGCCGGTCATCCGGCTGAGTGATGGCGAGGTTGCCGGTTTTGAAGCGCTGCTGCGCTGGGACCACCCGCGCAAGGGCAGCATTCCGCCATCCGAGTTCATTCCGATCGCCGAAAGCTCTGACCTTATCGAGCCGCTGGGCATGTTTGCCCTCGAACGGGCTTCGAGTGACCTGATCGGCTGGCAGCGCCAGACGGGCGACCTTCCGATCTTCGTCGCGGTCAATCTTTCCAGCGCCCAGGTGTTGAACAACGGCCTCTACAACGACGTACGGGCCTTGCTGGCAAAGAGCGAATGCGACCCGCGCCAGCTCAAGTTGGAGCTGACCGAGTCCGTGATGATGGAGAATCCGGAACAGGCGCGGCTCGTCCTGACGAAGCTGAAGGAGCTCGGGATAGGGCTTGCACTTGACGATTTCGGGACCGGCTATTCATCGCTCGCCTATCTGACGCAGTTCCCGTTCGACACGATCAAGGTGGACAAGGCGCTCGTTCGTGATGTCCGGGAGAAGCGGGCTGTACTGCTTCGGTCCGTCATAGCGATGGCGCGTGCTTTGGAGATGGCCGTCGTCGCAGAAGGCATCGAGACCGACGAGGATGCAGCCGAACTTGCGAAGATGGGCTGCCAGTTTGGCCAGAGCTTCCTGTTCGGGCCCCCGACCAGCAGCGAAGCAACGCTGCGGCTTCTCAGGGAGCGATTCCCGCTGACGAAGCGCGCGTAG
- a CDS encoding nucleotidyltransferase family protein, translating into MKRSEAIEKLKAKADAIKARGATSLYLFGSVARDEASDTSDLDLFIDYDPESAFNALDLVGIKLLLEDELHHSVDITTRDSLHPVLKSRIETNALRVF; encoded by the coding sequence ATGAAGAGAAGCGAGGCGATCGAGAAGCTGAAGGCAAAGGCGGACGCCATAAAGGCGCGTGGCGCCACGTCGCTCTACCTGTTCGGTTCGGTTGCACGCGACGAGGCAAGCGATACGAGCGACCTCGACCTGTTCATCGACTACGACCCCGAAAGCGCCTTCAATGCGCTTGACCTTGTCGGCATCAAGCTTCTCCTGGAGGATGAACTCCACCACTCCGTTGACATCACGACACGTGACAGCCTTCACCCAGTGCTGAAGAGCCGGATCGAAACGAACGCTTTGCGGGTGTTCTAG
- the thrC gene encoding threonine synthase → MEYISTRGEAPVLGFRDALLAGLARDGGLYVPREWPVLTKREIRGLRGKSYQEVAFEILRHFTGEEIPANKLRSMIDEAYATFRHPAVAPLVQTGPNDFVLELFHGTTLAFKDVAMQLLARLMDHVLAERGERATIVGATSGDTGGAAIDAFAGRDRTDIFILFPKGKVSPVQQRQMTTSPHANVHALAIEGNFDDCQTLVKEMFNDAGFRDRVRLSGVNSINWARIMAQVVYYFTAALSLGGPDRKISFTVPTGNFGDIFAGYVAKRMGLPIERLVIATNDNDILARTLKTGRYEMHAVKATTSPSMDIQISSNFERLLFEAHGRDPVAVRAAMAGLKQSGAFEIETNTLKAIRREFRAARATEKQVAETIRKTLADTGYLLDPHTATAVFVANKHAKPTSPMVTLATAHPAKFPAAVKSACGIDPALPSWLGDLMNREERFDILPAEIRAVEKFIGDHARAGK, encoded by the coding sequence GTGGAATACATTTCTACCCGCGGAGAAGCACCGGTTCTCGGCTTCCGTGATGCGCTTCTCGCAGGCCTCGCGCGCGATGGCGGCCTCTATGTGCCGCGTGAGTGGCCGGTCCTGACGAAGCGGGAGATCCGGGGCCTGCGCGGCAAGTCCTACCAAGAGGTGGCATTCGAGATCCTGCGCCACTTCACGGGGGAGGAGATCCCGGCCAACAAGCTGCGGTCCATGATCGACGAAGCCTATGCCACCTTCCGGCATCCGGCCGTTGCACCACTGGTGCAGACGGGGCCGAATGATTTCGTTCTTGAGCTTTTCCATGGCACGACCTTGGCTTTCAAGGACGTCGCCATGCAGTTGCTTGCCCGGCTGATGGACCATGTCCTTGCCGAGCGCGGCGAGCGGGCGACGATCGTCGGCGCGACATCCGGTGATACGGGCGGCGCGGCAATCGATGCTTTTGCGGGGCGTGACCGGACGGATATCTTCATTCTCTTCCCTAAGGGAAAAGTGTCGCCGGTCCAGCAACGCCAGATGACCACATCGCCGCATGCCAACGTTCATGCACTGGCGATCGAAGGCAATTTCGACGACTGCCAGACGCTGGTGAAGGAGATGTTCAACGATGCGGGCTTCCGCGACCGCGTCAGGCTTTCGGGCGTGAACTCCATCAACTGGGCCCGCATCATGGCCCAGGTTGTCTACTACTTCACGGCAGCGCTATCGCTCGGCGGTCCTGACCGGAAGATATCTTTTACGGTTCCGACCGGAAACTTCGGTGACATCTTCGCCGGCTACGTCGCCAAGCGCATGGGCCTGCCCATCGAGCGGCTGGTGATCGCCACGAACGACAACGACATCCTTGCTCGCACCCTGAAGACCGGTCGCTACGAAATGCACGCCGTCAAGGCTACAACCTCGCCTTCGATGGACATCCAGATCTCGTCGAACTTCGAGCGACTCCTGTTCGAGGCCCATGGGCGCGACCCGGTGGCAGTTCGTGCCGCCATGGCCGGCCTCAAGCAGTCGGGCGCCTTCGAAATCGAGACGAATACTCTGAAGGCCATTCGACGTGAATTCCGCGCTGCCCGCGCAACGGAGAAGCAGGTAGCTGAAACGATCCGCAAGACTCTGGCCGATACGGGGTACCTGCTCGACCCACACACGGCGACCGCCGTCTTCGTGGCTAACAAGCACGCAAAACCAACCAGCCCGATGGTAACATTGGCCACGGCCCACCCCGCCAAGTTCCCGGCCGCGGTAAAATCCGCTTGCGGAATTGATCCGGCGCTCCCATCATGGCTCGGCGATCTCATGAACAGGGAGGAGCGCTTCGACATCCTGCCTGCGGAGATCAGGGCCGTCGAGAAGTTCATCGGCGACCATGCCCGTGCAGGTAAGTGA
- a CDS encoding NIPSNAP family protein, whose amino-acid sequence MITCFIRYEIDPFRRDAFADYARNWGEAIPRCGADLIGYFGPHEGSATTAYGVYNIESLAAYEAYRQRLAQDPLGQENYRFASRERFILREDRIFLKNVSLPHAPLVKP is encoded by the coding sequence ATGATCACCTGCTTCATCCGCTACGAGATCGATCCCTTCCGGAGGGACGCTTTCGCTGACTATGCGCGAAACTGGGGAGAGGCCATTCCCCGCTGCGGAGCCGACCTCATCGGTTACTTTGGGCCACACGAGGGTTCCGCCACCACCGCCTATGGCGTCTACAACATAGAAAGCCTTGCCGCCTACGAAGCCTATCGGCAGCGCCTTGCGCAGGATCCGCTGGGGCAGGAGAACTACAGGTTTGCGAGCCGTGAGCGCTTCATCCTGCGCGAGGATCGCATCTTTCTCAAAAACGTCTCGCTGCCGCACGCTCCGCTGGTGAAGCCATGA
- a CDS encoding HepT-like ribonuclease domain-containing protein has translation MAREVRHFIADIIRAITVVDQAVGGKSFDDYQRDSVLRFAIERAIEIVSEASRRIPDELLAVRPEIEWRRVRGIGNVLRHEYHGLSDKIIWGVVVDELPKLRIAMQAIDEAAAKD, from the coding sequence GTGGCGCGGGAGGTTCGTCATTTCATCGCGGATATCATTCGAGCAATCACCGTCGTAGATCAGGCAGTCGGAGGTAAATCATTCGACGATTACCAGAGGGACAGCGTCCTACGATTTGCAATCGAACGCGCGATCGAGATCGTCTCCGAGGCAAGCCGCAGAATACCGGACGAGTTGCTGGCGGTTCGCCCCGAGATCGAATGGCGGAGGGTACGTGGCATCGGAAATGTTCTGAGGCATGAGTACCACGGCCTTTCGGACAAGATTATCTGGGGTGTGGTTGTTGATGAGCTTCCAAAGCTGCGTATCGCCATGCAAGCCATCGACGAGGCCGCAGCCAAAGATTGA
- a CDS encoding ArsR/SmtB family transcription factor: MKEGPDIARIGTLIGDPARANMLTALMGGQALTATELAQAAGVTLQTASSHLSKLEDGGLVHQRKQGRHRYFALADAATGALLEAIMGFAASRGHLRHRPGPKDPALRKARVCYDHLAGDYGVRMLDSLIRSGAIADTGGELIVTETGREGLHGIGVDLDALTASRRPLCKSCLDWSERRSHLAGTLGKALLSRFLSEGWARRSDNSRAIHFTQTGERQFLALFPLE, translated from the coding sequence ATGAAAGAAGGCCCTGACATTGCCCGCATCGGCACCCTCATTGGGGACCCAGCCCGCGCCAACATGCTGACGGCGCTGATGGGCGGGCAGGCGTTGACGGCAACCGAATTGGCGCAGGCCGCCGGCGTGACGCTGCAGACGGCAAGTTCCCACCTGTCGAAACTGGAAGACGGAGGGCTGGTGCATCAGCGCAAGCAGGGGCGGCATCGCTATTTCGCGCTGGCCGACGCGGCGACCGGAGCGCTGCTGGAGGCGATCATGGGCTTTGCCGCCAGCCGCGGGCATCTCCGCCACCGACCGGGCCCGAAGGACCCGGCGCTCCGCAAGGCGCGGGTGTGCTACGATCACCTCGCTGGCGATTATGGCGTTCGCATGCTCGACAGCCTCATTCGGAGTGGCGCCATCGCCGACACGGGAGGCGAACTGATCGTCACCGAGACCGGCCGTGAAGGCCTGCACGGGATCGGCGTCGATCTCGATGCCCTGACCGCCTCGCGGCGTCCCCTGTGCAAGTCCTGCCTCGACTGGAGCGAACGCCGCTCGCACCTCGCCGGCACACTCGGCAAGGCGCTGCTTTCCCGCTTTCTTAGCGAGGGCTGGGCCAGGCGCAGCGACAACAGCCGGGCGATCCACTTCACCCAGACAGGTGAGCGCCAATTTCTCGCCCTCTTTCCATTGGAATAG
- a CDS encoding CsbD family protein, with amino-acid sequence MGSTSDKMAGKANEMAGKARQAAGDAMDDREMEAKGAAQEAKGHGQQAKGELKEGVKNVVDRT; translated from the coding sequence ATGGGTAGCACCAGCGACAAGATGGCAGGCAAGGCTAACGAAATGGCCGGCAAGGCGCGGCAGGCTGCCGGCGACGCGATGGACGACCGTGAAATGGAAGCCAAGGGCGCCGCACAGGAAGCCAAGGGCCACGGCCAACAGGCCAAGGGCGAACTGAAGGAAGGCGTCAAGAACGTCGTAGACCGGACCTAA
- a CDS encoding GNAT family N-acetyltransferase — protein MTGSIFRFLSRQPQGPLLYGEGHLLRLPQNRDFTQWSELRAESRGFLQPWEPTWREDELSEASFRARVKRGSEEYRAGYAIPLLLFSRPDLTLLGGLTIGYIRRGAAQSCMIGYWMGERHAGQGHMLAALKIAIPYIYGQLQLHRIEAACIPENWKSVRLLDKAGFEREGLLRKYLKINGEWRDHVMFSRLPEDGEFRKMTRP, from the coding sequence ATGACGGGATCGATCTTTCGGTTTTTGTCACGACAGCCGCAGGGCCCGCTTCTGTATGGCGAAGGCCATCTGCTTCGCCTTCCGCAAAATCGTGATTTCACGCAATGGTCGGAACTGCGAGCGGAAAGCCGCGGTTTTCTTCAGCCCTGGGAGCCGACCTGGCGGGAAGACGAATTGTCGGAAGCCTCGTTCCGGGCACGGGTGAAGCGCGGCAGCGAGGAATATCGGGCGGGCTATGCGATCCCACTGCTGCTCTTCAGTCGACCCGACCTGACGCTGCTCGGGGGACTCACCATCGGCTATATCCGGCGCGGGGCCGCCCAGAGCTGCATGATCGGCTACTGGATGGGTGAGCGCCATGCGGGCCAGGGGCACATGCTCGCCGCCCTTAAAATCGCCATCCCCTACATCTACGGGCAACTTCAGTTGCACCGGATTGAAGCAGCCTGTATTCCGGAAAACTGGAAGAGTGTCCGGTTGCTGGACAAAGCCGGATTCGAGCGAGAAGGTCTTTTGCGAAAATATCTGAAGATCAACGGGGAATGGCGCGATCACGTGATGTTCTCCCGACTGCCGGAAGATGGTGAATTCCGGAAGATGACGCGGCCATGA